Genomic window (Desertifilum tharense IPPAS B-1220):
AACCTCATTACGTCATATTGTGCCACCAGCTAGTTACCCAACAGTTACACATTGGTTACTCAACATTCTTGGGTAACTCTACAACCTCAAACATATTAGCCGGATACCAGCAAGCCCAACCTTCAGGAGTTTCAAGCTTATAAATTCCACGTTCATCGGGGCCTTCCACAATTGTCCCAAGTTGACCCCGATTAGCTGGAGCAACCCCAGCACGGGAAAACCGCACCACAGTACCCGCCTTGAGCAGTGGACGGTCTTTCGGCTTTGACTGACTAGAATTCTTGGGTAACTCATCAGTTGAAGTATTGGGTAACTTCATTAGCTCTAGCGCTTCTCTGATAGCTGCCTTGATTGCGCCTCCAGCGTTGGGCTTAAGAGTTAAAGCTTGCTCCAAAATTGCGATCGCTTCTGGGTTAGTCCTTGCTCTTAGCTCCTGAAAGTTGCGCTCTATATAAAAGTTGCGCTCTTTCACCTCAATCAAAGCCTGAGTTAGTTCGTAGATTTCTTTAGTGGCATTGTTGAGTTGTTCGGTGAGTTCTCCAACTCGGTTAAGTTGTTGGGTATCTAATTGGGTAACTTCCGGGTGGCCGGCTGACCGTTTCGCCTTTTCCGCCACATATCCGGGTCGGTTCATCCAGAATTCAGCGTCAGAAGCGTTTAACTTGGCTGCAATCTCATCTAGATTGTCACCAAAAATCTGAGAGCTATCACCAATGTAGGTTTTACGCAGTCTCCCAAACTTTCGCTTATAAGCTGTCCAGTAGGCGTTATCCGTTGTTTTCCGCTTCTCCCTTCTAGCGGTGAAGTTCCCGTTAGGCGATTCATATCGGAACGACTCCAATCGGTCAATCTCAGAAGTGGTTAGACCATTAACATCGCGAGCAGTAAAGATTGTATTCATGTTGGGTAACTGTTGGGTAACAGATAGATTCTAACCCAACTGTTACCCAATGTCATTGGGTAACTATATGAAAAATATCTATATGTTACCCAATGGCTTTGGGTAACTGTTAGACAATCGCCTCAACGATTACCCAAAGATTTTGGGTAATCACTGGGGGGCATGGGAGAACCTTGGACATATATCTCTATATGCCAAGTTTCAGCTAGCCCGTAATAATCAGCTTTCCTAATGAGGCGATCGGCGATCGCCTCCATTGGAAATTTCAATCAATCAACACCAGGCGAGTCTGTCTGGATAGACTCAGGATGCCGATCGGGATTCCAAGGCTTGACCTTCCATTCAGGGATGTCATAGCTTCCCAATCCGTCTATCTGGACAATCACAAAGTTAGACCAGCTAGACGGGTCTTGAATGTGGACGTGGCGATCGCCGATCTGAATCCTTCTTTTTTCAGTGGAGAGAAATTCACCGCCGTCAATTTCCACGCGCTCACCTTTAGTAAATACCCCCCTCTCTCCCCCTATTTGAGCTTGGGTGTTTACTATATTGGCTGAATCGCTTTCAGGGGTTGGGTTTGAGGATAGTAAACACTCTTGGTAAACACCCTGTTTACTATCAACGTGTTTACTATTTTCTAGGTCACTGTTTACTATCTGTTTACTATCCTCTAATCCTTGTATATCAATGCTTTCAGAAGAAATAGTAAACACCCTAGGGGGGTGGGGGGGGGGAGAGAGGGTAGACACACAGTAAACCTTCGCTCTGGGGTCAGATTTTGATCGCCGTTTGGTGATAATCCGTCGCTCAACAAGCCGGGTTAGGACGGTGTAAACGCCATGATTGCCACCAAGGGCTTCTTTGATTTCTCTCCCCTCTAACCCGACGCTAGGGCGCTGATTGAGTAACTCTAAAATTTGTTGCGCTAGGGACTGGTTAACTTTGGCGGCGTCTTCTGATTCCCCAATCGTCCCTAGGTTTTCCCATCGGTAGCTTTCAAGGTCTAGCCGCAATCGTAGGGACTGGGGAGCCATGCCACGAGTTTTGGGCATAGTAAACACCCGATTGGGGTCTGATGGATCTTTGGTGGCTGCTTCTAACCGCCAATGAACGGAGACGTTGCCGGGGATGTCGGTGCTACCACTTGAGCGGCAAACACCAACTGAGTCTTTACTCTTGTTGTCGTGGTGAAGGAAGACGACGGAGGCACCGTAGCGGGTCGCTAGCGCCTCTACTTGTTTCAGATATGCCCCAATACCTGTGTTGTTTTCGTCCAGTCCTAATGGATAGGCGATCGCTGTTCGCACCGAGTCAATGATTAACAGGGAAGGTTTGACGGCTTCTAGTGCTTCCTCTAACAGGTCAAGATGTAGGATTGTCCAATCGGGTAGCAACTCCACCGGGTCGTCTTCGGTGAATCCGCGATCGCTGAGTTTGGCAATGAGAAGATCGCGGGGTTCATCAGAGCAGGCGTAAACTACGGGCCCTTGCTTGACCTTCTCGCCTAAAAATTCTCCACCAGTGGCAACGGCAAAAGCGAGGTCAACAGCCATTAAGCTCTTACCGCTTCCCGGCAAGCCTGAGAGAAGCGCTGTAGCTTTCTCTAGGAGCAAACCCGGCACAAGGAATTTAAGGGCCTCAGACTCCAGTGAAAGGGCTTCTTTGATGCTTAGGCGTTGTGGTCGTTGGATCTGGGTTTGGGCCTCCATACTCTTGAGGAGTTCCCTAACCTTCTGAACCGGGATGCTGTTGTGGCGGGCGATGTCACTTTCAAGGATGGCTCGCTTGATGGGGTCAGTCTCGGCTATGCAGTATTTAAGCTCAAGCTTGACTCGTTCGTAGCGGTCTATGGGTTTGCCGAGTTGGTCGTCTAGTTCTTTCATCCGATCGCGAAATTCCTCTAAGGATGCGTGATCGTCTAATAGCCTAGCGGCCTCATATTTGTATTGCCGATCGCGCCAATCCCTCATCATGATTTTGGCGATCGCTTGTGGATTGTGAGATGGTAGCAATCCAGCAATATAAGCTAGTCCTGGCTGTCCGCCCACTTCATCAAGAAGCTTATGATAAGCTAGGTCATCATAGACAGTTATCAATGAGACTTCTATGTCGGCTTGGTAGAGACGCAACGCTGAATTGTAGATGTAGCGGTGTTTTGTCTCTAGAAAAGCCTCTGGTTTGAGCTTGTCCGCAACAACGGCGATCGCCTCTGGATGGAATAACAGCGTGGTGCAAAGCTGTTGCTCAAGTTCTCCGATGTGTGCTTGAGCGTATCCTTTCTGAGCGTCTATTTGGTTTATCATGAGCCTATCTATTTGATGTACAAAACCCAGCCAGTGGCGAGCGAGTTAGAAGCCTCTCACCGACGGGCCGGGTTTTTTCTTTTTGCATTGCCAGCTATCCCCCCTAGCTGGTAGGGATTGATTATTTTGAATGATACGACAGATTGCAAGCAATAAACCACTCTGAAAAAATGCTTGCACGTGCCGTTTTACATGGGTGATATACACACCTGTAGGTATACGTGTAGTCCTCAAGATTGTCATTACAATGCTTGCATCCCTTATAGAACAAGAATTTTCACTTATATTCTTAATAAGAATTCGGTGGTTCAAGCTAATAGAAACGAGCTTGTTAGGGTTGTATAACGAAATTTGGCGAGAAGTTCTTACTTCGTTACTTAGTGCCGACGACTAACTTTTTGGGGTTTTCCAAAGTCCGACACCGAATCAACCGACTTTTATACTTAGTGCCGACGACTCGGTTTTTGTTATCTCATCTCACAACTCCGATTAGTTAACTATTCCGTGAAATAATATGTGCTGAAAATCCTTATAAATCAAGGGTTTCAGCGTTCACCCCAAAGCGTCAAGTTATACCAGCGTTGCAGCCCCCTCTGGCCGTGTCTACCGGAAGCCAATCTCTAACAACTTTTGATTTAATTTGACTCCACAAGTTAACTTGTGGGGAGCCGAGAATTGGCTTACAGCAAGGGCTGAAACAAGATACCCTGTACTCCCAGGTGAGAGTACAGGGTTTTAGGCAGAGTCTAGGCAGCTAGCCGCTTGAGTTTTCTAAGAGAGGTGTCTAGCTCGTCTGTAACGCGGTACATCTCAGCCCGGTACATTCTGACCAGGCAAATAGCCGCCTGGAGGTCATTAACATCATTGTCCAGAAGCAAGTCTAGAACTTTAAGGGCTACCTCCATATCGTCCTGTATCTCCTCTAGCGTCTCTACTAGGTCAGCGTGGCTCGGTTCGGTCATTTTCTGACCTCGCCTCTAAAGGGGAAAAATTTGGACATTAGGGCGATCGCCTTTTCCCGATCGTTCTCCTCATTGGCGACAGTTAACGACTCTTCAATCTGCCAAAGTTTGTCACCTGGTAACGTGTTGAGATACGCGGTAAAACTGCGGTGTAAATAGTCGTAGCGACGCGGTACGCGGATCACCTTGGTTCGCTTGGTTAAGGTTGTTCTGGGTGCCATTTTGATGTAACTCGTCTTAGATTAATTGGTAACTACTGTCTGATGCTGTGTTACAGCGCGGGAAAGTCATACAATGCACTCCTTGAGAGAGTTTCAAGGCTATCTAGTAACAGTTTTCCGAGGTTGTCGGTTAATTTGTCCGAACACCAAAACCGACAAATAAAGCGTGTTAGACAGGCATCTAACACGCTGGGAAACTGTTACTAAACTGAAGCTATTTCTGTCTCGTCTACGGGTTGGCTGTACGCATCCTCAAGGATATAGGGAGGGATTGTAGGGTTAACATCCGGGAGTAGGTAGTAAGACCAACCCCCTTCTGGCCAGCGAGAGTTTAAATAGTTGGGCGGTTGGTTTGGGAAGTATTCCATACCTCGGATAACGCAAACCATCAAACAATGGCGATCCATGTATTGAACGCGATCGCCGATTCTGAACTTTGGCAACTGCCAGCTATTGGGGATGGAGAAAGACTGAGAAGAATTTGTGAAGCGATTGGCGGCGATCGCGATCGCGCCTGCTCTTTTAGTGCTATTCATGATTAAGCCTCTAACTGTGGTCAGAACACATTAGGGGTCAGTTGTCTGTTGGTGCTGTCAACACCGCAGGCAACGCCTAATAGGGTTACAGTAACATGACTCTTGGAAAATTGCGATCGCTTCCGTAAAGCTCCACAACAGGTAAAGGAGCGATCGCAATTTGGATCGGCAAAATTGATGTTTTGTAGAATTTACAGCAGTACGCGTTAGTTGGGTAACGCGCACTGACACAGCCAAACCTCATTACGTCATATTGTGCCACCAGCTAGTTACCCAACAGTTACACATTGGTTACTCAACATTCTTGGGTAACTCTACAACCTCAAACATATTAGCCGGATACCAGCAAGCCCAACCTTCAGG
Coding sequences:
- a CDS encoding AAA family ATPase, whose amino-acid sequence is MINQIDAQKGYAQAHIGELEQQLCTTLLFHPEAIAVVADKLKPEAFLETKHRYIYNSALRLYQADIEVSLITVYDDLAYHKLLDEVGGQPGLAYIAGLLPSHNPQAIAKIMMRDWRDRQYKYEAARLLDDHASLEEFRDRMKELDDQLGKPIDRYERVKLELKYCIAETDPIKRAILESDIARHNSIPVQKVRELLKSMEAQTQIQRPQRLSIKEALSLESEALKFLVPGLLLEKATALLSGLPGSGKSLMAVDLAFAVATGGEFLGEKVKQGPVVYACSDEPRDLLIAKLSDRGFTEDDPVELLPDWTILHLDLLEEALEAVKPSLLIIDSVRTAIAYPLGLDENNTGIGAYLKQVEALATRYGASVVFLHHDNKSKDSVGVCRSSGSTDIPGNVSVHWRLEAATKDPSDPNRVFTMPKTRGMAPQSLRLRLDLESYRWENLGTIGESEDAAKVNQSLAQQILELLNQRPSVGLEGREIKEALGGNHGVYTVLTRLVERRIITKRRSKSDPRAKVYCVSTLSPPPHPPRVFTISSESIDIQGLEDSKQIVNSDLENSKHVDSKQGVYQECLLSSNPTPESDSANIVNTQAQIGGERGVFTKGERVEIDGGEFLSTEKRRIQIGDRHVHIQDPSSWSNFVIVQIDGLGSYDIPEWKVKPWNPDRHPESIQTDSPGVD